Proteins encoded together in one Porites lutea chromosome 2, jaPorLute2.1, whole genome shotgun sequence window:
- the LOC140927323 gene encoding polycystin-2-like, whose protein sequence is MAHDLIPLLYFTNLEIQEYKVLNAEQTSTRIGMIRLRQLRAKKVQCPVQTFLDVDSWHQSCYDSYSTGRESQEPFQLKQANSSVQFQQCSLPWMYQTSEELNSSPKWGHHAWYGGGGYAADLGYEAHTAYTVINHLQLGKWIDRQTRAVIVEFNFFNPAVSVLGVCSFFFESLQTGQATPLMHVDLISLHNTDSILQMFQGLCLVIFIGMVFLKSGQTVMALLQQGSRYLRSGWCWLDLGHLATSISLLLYSFIKSYQISKSMQKLRHNIFATVNFQTAVLWGNIENSFLSVVIFLTTIKILQLTYFNMYTRVFAQALRIWVREFFSFLMVLCVPFFAFLLSGILLFGTRNKRYSSVWPAFSYQLEIVLGRVKARPIQELIEAHSVLGRLFVSTLLVIITVILMNLFVSSLDDAVSDAKSTVQMNTEQESSETQIPNRRNEQHEAKNVDLSLTSAFYDQISHQLRTIDLIRNLPKAYVIDKKLIEVLKRMDAHTDGEQCYPLQKGHMSETVFEKRRKLPTILEE, encoded by the exons ATGGCCCATGACCTTATTCCACTACTGTACTTCACCAACCTGGAAATACAAGAGTACAAAGTGCTCAACGCAGAACAAACATCGACTAGGATTGGAATGATCAGACTGCGCCAGCTGAGAGCAAAGAAAG TGCAATGCCCTGTGCAAACGTTCCTTGACGTGGACTCATGGCATCAAAGTTGCTACGACAGCTACTCCACCGGGAGGGAATCCCAAGAGCCGTTTCAATTGAAGCAAGCAAACTCATCAGTTCAGTTCCAACAATGTTCCCTTCCATGGATGTACCAAACATCAGAGGAACTCAACTCCTCCCCCAAATGGGGACACCACGCCTGGTATGGTGGGGGAGGATATGCTGCCGATTTAGGCTACGAGGCACACACTGCTTACACAGTCATAAACCACTTGCAATTGGGAAAATGGATTGATCGTCAGACAAGAGCTGTCATTGTAGAATTCAATTTCTTTAACCCAGCAGTCAGTGTATTAGGTGTCTGTTCCTTCTTTTTTGAATCCCTTCAGACAGGCCAGGCTACACCTTTGATGCATGTTGATTTGATCTCGCTGCACAACACGGATTCAATCCTCCAAATGTTTCAAGGTCTTTGCTTGGTCATCTTCATTGGAATGGTTTTCTTAAAATCAGGTCAGACAGTCATGGCCTTGCTACAACAAGGATCGCGTTACCTGCGAAGTGGCTGGTGCTGGCTTGACCTTGGACACCTTGCAACCTcaatttctcttcttctctACAGCTTTATTAAGTCTTATCAAATTTCCAAAAGCATGCAGAAATTGCGGCACAACATCTTTGCTACAGTTAACTTTCAAACTGCAGTTTTGTGGGGAAATATCGAAAACTCTTTCCTCTCCGTTGTGATTTTTCTTACAACCATCAAGATTCTCCAACTTACTTACTTTAATATGTATACACGTGTGTTCGCCCAAGCCTTGCGTATTTGGGTACGAGAATTCTTTTCCTTCTTGATGGTTCTCTGTGTTCCATTCTTTGCATTCCTACTCTCAGGCATTTTGCTGTTTGGAACACGAAATAAAAGATACTCAAGTGTCTGGCCAGCTTTTTCCTACCAGCTGGAAATTGTTCTAGGGAGAGTAAAAGCTCGGCCCATACAAGAATTAATTGAAGCACATTCCGTCCTTGGACGTCTTTTTGTCAGTACTCTTCTCGTTATTATAACTGTTATACTGATGAATTTATTCGTTAGTTCCTTGGACGATGCAGTCAGTGACGCAAAAAGTACAGTACAGATGAACACAGAACAAGAGTCATCAGAGACCCAAATTCCAAACAGAAGAAACGAACAACATGAAGCGAAGAATGTGGATTTGTCTTTGACTTCTGCGTTTTACGACCAAATAAGCCACCAGTTAAGGACCATCGACTTGATCCGTAATCTTCCAAAAGCCTATGTCATTGATAAAAAGCTAATTGAAGTTCTGAAGAGAATGGACGCTCACACAGATGGGGAACAATGTTATCCTCTGCAAAAAGGTCATATGTCCGAAACTGTTTTCGAAAAACGAAGAAAGTTACCAACCATATTGGAAGAATAG
- the LOC140929157 gene encoding uncharacterized protein, producing the protein MTLQKVVANVSERFRATTSKPGSTLTLLAKNLIYSIGKLLTISSRDAHFANLQTPLQKMKINTTKKILSLKSHIIEGLRLSLKKRPGNMSFTSKYLSITVVAIPKKDIHHGYRLNAHRSSFIIPDLNKVLSKINDSHVLFLEMWSTPFNPFTWDKSSKRVTTDVASLDVRDAEGKNIIISGLTPGVTILLPLNRQTSHPVNVSFGADRTLRHHKIGPLFQNSMVKIWIILDESDAAISSIIVAEPLKTSPPFECKRVRGAWLNSGRITCEGKNQINISFTP; encoded by the exons ATGACTTTGCAAAAAGTGGTCGCAAATGTGAGCGAACGGTTTAGAGCAACTACATCAAAACCTGGCTCAACGTTGACTCTGCTGGCGAAAAACCTTATCTACAGCATTGGAAAACTATTGACAATCAGTTCAAGAGATGCTCATTTTGCAAATCTACAAACACCTCTACAGAAAATG AAAATCAACACTACTAAAAAAATCCTATCCTTGAAGAGTCATATAATTGAAGGATTACGCCTATCATTGAAAAAGCGCCCAGGAAACATGTCTTTCACATCGAAATATCTTAGCATAACGGTGGTAGCTATCCCAAAAAAAGACATTCACCATGGTTACAGACTTAATGCACATAGAAGCAGCTTTATAATCCCTGATCTTAACAAAGTCTTGAGCAAAATTAACGACAGCCACGTTCTGTTTTTAGAG ATGTGGAGTACACCTTTCAATCCCTTTACTTGGGATAAAAGCAGCAAAAGGGTAACAACAGATGTGGCGAGTTTAGATGTTCGGGATGCGGAAGGGAAAAATATCATCATTTCTGGTCTGACACCAGGAGTCACTATTTTACTTCCTCTGAATCGACAGACAAGTCATCCAGTAAACGTTTCTTTCGGAGCAGATAGAACGCTCAGACATCACAAAATAGGacctctgtttcaaaattcCATGGTTAAAATCTGGATAATCCTTGACGAAAGTGACGCAGCTATCTCCTCCATAATAGTAGCAGAACCTCTTAAGACTTCTCCACCTTTCGAATGCAAGCGGGTACGTGGTGCTTGGCTCAACAGCGGTAGAATAACATGTGAgggaaaaaatcaaataaatatcTCTTTTACG CCGTGA